Proteins from a genomic interval of Gadus macrocephalus chromosome 2, ASM3116895v1:
- the LOC132469958 gene encoding immunoglobulin superfamily DCC subclass member 4-like, whose product MACNVEFSDAHGGGGGPSITEFHSSTHVLPVGQTARYTCHAGGTPEPTVEWLHNGRPLERDGTDDQSEAWVERGFLFVRGGRYGVNTVCCVASNSAGMANHSAELLVFDACDLTLDPNTAYRRLLSV is encoded by the exons ATGGCGTGTAACGTGGA GTTCAGTGAtgcccacggaggaggaggaggccccagCATCACAGAGTTCCACTCCTCTACCCACGTGTTGCCCGTGGGCCAAACGGCCCGCTACACCTGCCACGCCGGCGGCACGCCGGAGCCCACAGTAGAGTGGCTCCACAACGGCAGGCCCCTGGAGAGGGACGGCACagacgaccaatcagaggcctggGTGGAGAGGGGCTTCCTCTTCGTCAGAGGTGGGAGGTACGGCGTGAACACGGTCTGCTGCGTGGCGAGCAACAGCGCTGGCatggccaatcacagcgctgaGCTGCTTGTCTTTG atgcctgtgacctcacactggaccccaacacagCCTACAGACGactcctctctgtctga
- the LOC132469949 gene encoding LOW QUALITY PROTEIN: cAMP-dependent protein kinase type I-alpha regulatory subunit-like (The sequence of the model RefSeq protein was modified relative to this genomic sequence to represent the inferred CDS: inserted 2 bases in 1 codon), protein MTSGNMSSDEERSMRECEQYVQKHNIQQLLKDCIVQLCTSRPDRPMAFLKEYFDKLEKEESMQMLLQQKASGSRSDSRSDSRSEEXSPPMNPVVRGRRRRGAISAEVYNEEDAASYVRKVSPWNA, encoded by the exons ATGACATCAGGCAACATGAGCAGCGATGAAGAGAGGAGTATGAGAGAGTGCGAGCAGTACGTGCAGAAACACAACATCCAGCAGCTGCTGAAGGACTGCATCGTCCAGCTGTGCACCTCGCGGCCAGACCGGCCAATGGCTTTCCTCAAAGAGTACTTTGACAAACTGGAAAAG GAGGAGAGCATGCAGATGCTGCTGCAGCAGAAGGCCTCGGGCTCCCGCTCGGACTCCCGCTCGGACTCCCGCTCGGAGGA GTCTCCCCCCATGAACCCCGTGGTGCgggggcgccgccgccgcggggccATCAGCGCCGAGGTGTACAACGAGGAGGACGCCGCCTCCTACGTCAGAAAGGTCAGCCCCTGGAACGCATGA